The Pseudanabaena galeata CCNP1313 genome includes a region encoding these proteins:
- a CDS encoding M15 family metallopeptidase, translated as MKPYQSIPIAECGEPLVAIASNIITIDPHPYMSLGAPYGDRSPFWVRQGILERLQKSQAYLQTIRPHYQIAIFDAYRPIPVQQFMVDYSFAQLAESKGLEVNSLSEEQKNSLMGEVMKFWAIPSHDPKMPPPHSTGAAIDVTLFDAQGLEVNLGSPIDEISDRSLPNYFATSSDKQEMEFHCDRQLLNEVMNRSGLVRHPNEWWHFSYGDQLWAWISNEKRAIYGGVV; from the coding sequence ATGAAGCCCTATCAAAGCATCCCGATCGCTGAATGTGGTGAGCCTCTGGTAGCGATCGCCTCAAACATCATCACCATCGATCCCCATCCCTATATGTCATTGGGCGCACCCTATGGCGATCGCTCTCCTTTTTGGGTACGTCAGGGCATTTTAGAAAGATTGCAAAAATCCCAAGCCTATTTACAAACTATTCGCCCCCATTATCAAATTGCAATTTTTGATGCCTATCGCCCTATTCCTGTGCAGCAGTTTATGGTGGACTATAGCTTCGCGCAGTTAGCCGAAAGTAAGGGCTTAGAAGTTAATTCTCTTTCTGAAGAACAAAAAAACTCACTCATGGGGGAAGTGATGAAGTTTTGGGCAATTCCTAGCCATGATCCGAAAATGCCGCCGCCTCACAGTACGGGTGCAGCGATCGATGTGACTTTATTTGATGCCCAAGGGTTGGAAGTGAATTTGGGATCACCGATTGATGAAATTAGCGATCGCTCTTTACCTAATTATTTTGCAACTTCTAGTGATAAGCAAGAAATGGAATTTCATTGCGATCGCCAATTATTAAATGAAGTGATGAACCGTAGCGGATTAGTAAGACATCCGAATGAGTGGTGGCATTTCTCCTATGGCGATCAACTTTGGGCATGGATTAGTAATGAGAAAAGGGCAATTTATGGAGGAGTTGTATAG